In Nicotiana tabacum cultivar K326 chromosome 10, ASM71507v2, whole genome shotgun sequence, the DNA window ATCTGAACTCAGGTATATGTATTACATTAGTTATTTTGTATCCAGGAAGTATGTATGTGGAGCCTAGGCATCTTACAGTTGCTAAATCTCATGTAGGTAGACACACTTTCGCTGCTTTAGATTGTCCCAAGTGTTTTAAATCAAACAACATGTCAGTCTTATGCACCATATTATTAGAAGTACCACTATCAATTATCCACTTAGGCCTATCTTCAGGAAGGATTGCATTGTGTGACATACTTGTTGTCATGGCTGAGCCACTATTCTCACTTCCTTTTCCAAGCATTTGTATAATTTGGTTGTACTGCACCTGTATAAATTGAGCAATTCCACTTGCTGCAACCTAAGCAAACTGGTTGTTAGTGAGATTGGCTACCTGTGAAAGTGTCATATGTTCCTCCAACATGATTGTTGAAAAACTGAATCTCTCCAGTGTAAGCAACTGAGTTTGCTGAAGGATACTTCTTTTTGGATTTGAAATCTGAGGGGTAGCCATTAAGTTTATAGCAGGTTTTCCTAGTGTGGCCTTTGAAATTGCAATAATCACAATACAACTGATTCTTCCTCTGCTTGAAGTTATTAGTAGGATATGAGCCTCTTTTATTATTGAACAACACTTGATTATGATTCTGAGGTCTAGGGGAATAAGAGGCAGGACTAGAAGAGTAAGGAGTATGGCCAGATTTATTGGCAAACTGAGATGAATTAAGATGACCTTTACTAGTGAACAAGGTTGTTCCCTCATGATTTTTTGCTATATTTGAGGAATGATTAGCCAAAGACCTTCTATTTTCTTCTGAAATGATCATAGAATAGGCTTTGTTTATAGAGGGAATAAGGGGCATATTCAGGATTTGGTTACTAGACTGTGCGTAAGACTCATTCAATCCCATTAAAAACTGTAACAGCCTTTGATACTCGAAATATTCTACATAGCTCTTTGATTCTTCACAGTCACAACCAGAACAAGGCATAAGAGCATCAAATTCGGCCCAAAAATCCTTCAATTTAGAGAAATAGGAGGACACTGATGAGATTCCATGTGACAGAGTAGTAATCTGCTTATGCAGGTACAAGACTCTCGAGCCATTCACCTTTTCAAAGCTTTCTCTAAGGTCACTTCACACCTTGTGAGCACTTGTGGCATACACAACTCCACTTAATAACTTAGTGCTCACATAGTTCATTATCCATAAAAGTACAATAGCACTACATTTTCCCCACAAATCATGAAGAGAAGGATCAAATTTTTCCTTAGAATATCCTCCATCTACAAACCCTAGTTTGCTCTTATTGAGTAGACTAATACGCATAGAACTACTCCACATAGCATAGTTTTCATCTCCAGTTAGCTTAATTGAGATTAGAGAGCTACCTGGAGTATCAAAAGGTTGGAGAAATAATGGATGATGTTGATCTACAACTATAACACCCACACGACTTGGATCTGCCATTGGAGTTGTACTGTTGGATCGAAATTGTGTTGTATCAGTAGTTGTATCTTCAATTTCTGTGTCTGTGCTAGTACCAACAACTCTGATCACCATTGAAGATAAAAACCCGAGAGCTCAAAACATAGAGAAACAAAAAAATTCATAATTGCTCAAAGACGACTCAATCTAAGAGGACGTGAATCGAAGCAATTAAATAGACAACCAAAGTTCTAGATACAGAAATCAATTGCGAGCAATCTGCATGAATCGATAGTCTTCACGGGCTATGATACCATGTTAAGATCTAGAACTAGTTGATCAAGTTTGGAAGCAAAAATGAGAGGTTGAGCTGAGCAGAGAATTGACTTATTTCATTCATTGAAATCAACCATATGTCTATCTGTATAGAGGTGGATCCAAGaattgaagtttatgggttcctatCGCAATCTCAGactaatatacaataataactgggttcataaatagatatttaataaaaaatttaacaaaaatacAGGGTCTacgcaaaagttactgggttcccgggaacccatATATTATACTCTAGATCCGCCCCTGGCTTCGTCCATGGGCATGAGAGCTATTGGTGGCCAATtattatatatacacacacacacacaaaatcaACTAACTTTAACTAACTTCCACTAACTATCTCTATTAACTTAGCTGGTGACAGATGTCACCTAAGGACATTAACTACCTAACAGAATGAATTAAAGAAGCTGCTTGACAACTATGACTCATACTCGATCCTTCAACACCACTATTGCTTGCAATATCACATCCCTTGGGGTGTGGCCTTTCCTTGAATCCTGAGCGAACATAGAATGACCATTCAGTTATTATGTATTAACGTTACGATATATAGCTAATGATTAATTATTAGGAGTACATTTATATATGTAATGCGTGAAATAATCTGAACATTTAATTCAAAACAGTGTTGAGTTGAATAGTCCACgattagtggtggcaaaatggataaaaaacagttattcatctatattatccactaaaaatggactggataatgaacttttaaaaaaatggtcaaatatggataagaaccatatttgTAAAGACTCAAATTAGGGGTTCCTCAAGCTTGGGAGACTagtaattctcccaaaagtgatcatattcaaaaaGCAATGGATAATATgattacccatattatccgccgatTAATCCATTTTTTATTCGTATTAAATAAGGGTTGGGTTGGATAATTTATCCGCTTTACATTACCCGTTTTTAATCGGCCCATATTCGACCCGACCCGACCGTTTTCCACCCCTACCCACAATCACTATAGGTTCCTTTGAAACTTCTAAAACAACAATGCAAAGAGAGGGGAAGAACTTAAAGTCGTAATATACTGAACATCAGATGAACTTGCTCAACTTACTGAAAAGCAAGCAAACTGATCAAAATGTTAATAATTATCATTTTATGACACTCATTAGTATAAATGTACCCATGTTTTTCCATCTATTCTTTCTTTCCTACTAGTATACaaaaccattttttttcttttctaatataCCTAGCCTTCTGTGTGTCAAATGAGGTAATTCAACAAtaaaattgtacatgcatcatttACATATCAACCTTAGGTGCATTGCGTAAGAGATAACCAAGGCAGCCCGGGACACAAAGCATCCCACATTCACGGTCCGTGGAAGGGCCGCACTCCAAGGGGAACCTGATGACAAATCTCTTATTCAAACAGGCGAGCTCGGCTGCCCATCTGAGCTCTGAGTTTGATGTCTCTTGTTATCACTACTCTTACGCTTGAGTATTTCCTTAATTTCACTTTCTCTTCTATCGACAAAGTCTATCAAGTCCTTAAAGCTAACGGAGCGGAGGGTACGCCTACTAGGTCGTGCAGATTCTGGTTCACTGATCTCCGGCTCCTCTGGCTCGGGGTCATACCTCCGGAATTGACAGTATACCCTGCAGAAAAACACTATAAGAGCAAGGACGCAAGCAATGGCGCATATGAGAAATAGGCCCCAGAAGCTCTTGAGAGAAAGATGAGTATCATCAACTTGGTTGCTTTGTGAAGAGCATCCATTGTTCGTTAGCCATTTGTCATGGATCCTTTGGAGTTCACCGGTTCTCTGACAGTTGAAGAATTGCAGTTGACAGATCAACAGCCAGCGGAGAGTCCCTTTGAAATGCCTGGCCATCGATAGTAAAGTCAGCTAATGTAGATTGGATTGCTTGCACATCAATCCTTGCATAATATGATTATATACGTGCAATAATATTTCGTAAAGCCCGGTGCACTAAGTCTATGGAAGGGCCAGTCCACAAGGGACTATTGTAAGCAGCCTTatccctgcatttctgcaagagcttgtttccacggcttgaacccgtgacctcctggtcacaactcacatggcaacaactttaccacttacgccaaggctccccttcatacGTGCAATAATATGTTGCGACATATAGTAATgcgaaggaaaagaaaaacttacaaAGCCCCATCCGCCCTTAGTGAACTCCTGCCCTACTGTCCTGAATATGCATTTGTTGTTGGATAAGAAGAGCTCAACATAAGGGAGCTCATCGACAATGCCAGCAACACCGCCACCTTGTGGGCCTTTCTCGAGGGCGCTGACATATTCCTCTTCAGTTTTCAATATACGAAGCCGTGATTCTGAAACACCTAGCTCTTCAATGAGGTAATTATATGCAAATGACCCATCCTGGACTCCTATTGGATCACTACTTGAAATTAAACTGTCAATTCCTTGAATTCCTGAAGACAGCTGCTGCACCGTCAGGATAGATGTCAAGCTAGCTGTATAGCTCGAATTGATAATTAGAACGACAAAGAGCCAGAAGATGAGCACTAAGCGTCCCAAGGTGCTCATTGTGTTTTCTCCTATTATAATTCATAGAAGAGTGTCAGATATGCTAGGAATAGCGCCCTGTCCAAATATGTTCGGAAGATCTTAAAATTAAATCAAAGAGGATGTACGTACTGTGTGCGAAAAACATTGTTGAGAAACTAAACCTGAAAGAATAAAAAGGATCTTAGCACCAGTGTCAGTACATCCTATTAGTACAATGATTCAAGTAAAACGATGATTTTTCACTGCATTGATGATGCCATCAGGAGTTTAACTTTTTTGGCTAAAGAAAGAGTCATTGTTTTTTGAACAAATGCAAACTGTTCTCAATAATACAGTAATAATACAGTATCTGTATTTATCTCCAACCAAGGCATTTGTTTAGATTTGTATATCCACATCAATGCACGGACAATTAAATTCATGTCAGAACATTCAGAGAAGAAAAGTTTTTCACACAAAGCATCTATAAAAAGAGGTTATAAGACCGAGCTACTAACCAAAAAACTGTAACAAGTTGCTGCCTTGGCGGACCACGGAATTCAGGATTATGTCGATGCTCAAGAATCCAAACGACAGTTCCAACGAAGAGAAAGAAAATCCCAGTTACGGACCACATTTGGAGGGTAAATGGCTTAAGGAATGCCCAAGGGCTGGATTTGATCTCTTTGATAGGAGCAACTACGACAAGCCCAGATTCCATGTAAGGTTGTGTGAAGTCCACAATCCTTGTGCGATTTGTAGTAATCGTGACATCCCCAACAGCTGCATCATATTTCTAAGAAGAAAAATGTATCCTTATAAATAACCATGAAAAATGTCTCAGCACTGCATTTTGCATCGAGCTCTAATACAAAATCAGGGACAAATATCCCTGATTTAGGAACAGATTAGAGACTGATCTTGGAGCATTGTTTACAAAACCCTATCCAACAAGATGTTAAAATCGGTAAGGGAACTCGTTAACTGATTAACTTTCTTTGAAGAGTCTTCTTAACCAACTCTAAGAATCTCACTGAATTTGTTCTCTTAACAACAGAATGCACCACATCATAATTGCAACTTGCAAGCGGACAAGTAACTCGTTCTGCTGGATAACTTCTATCTGAACTCGCTGACGCAACAAACAACATTTATAATCACAGTAGGTTTAAGATTCCATGAACAGAAGGCATCAATATTAGTATGGAATCCCCCTACCGACAGTAACTCTTTCAATCAGAAAACCGAACATCTACGTCATATATTATAGATGTTAAATTGTTAATTAACAAGCATTCACACTTCAAAATTAATATTCGTATTGAAGTAACTAGTAATTTATAGAGATCTCAAGTCAGTCTCATCAAAATATTTCATCAGAATCAGTCAATGGTTAAAAATTCAACAACACAATCAAAGAACTCACATTTGTTAAGACGTCGTTCACCAGGTTCTTGAACGAGGGATTTCTCTTGCCATCTCCATACAGAATATAGACATGAGGAACAGGGTAAGGCAACAAATCTATTGCAGCCTCAAAAACATCGATGCAATATCCTTTTACCCCGGAAGGTCCTTTATCTTTATGCACAAACTCTTTAAAAGTAACACGAAACGGCACAGCAATTCGCAGAGGCTTTCCATTATGCGGAAACACCCATCCTCGAGGTCGAGTAACAGTTTCTCCTGGCCATATGACATTGTAAAGATGTTGGGTACTGGTTGAAGTGTTTGGAGGTTTTGAGTATAAAACCTCTGGAGGTACAACTGATAGACCAGAATAGTTTGACCAATAACCTACCGTGCGTAATCCAGTTCCACCAATGTTAAGAACATCATACGCTGGATGAATCAAATTCTTCTCAGAATCAAACTGAATCTGGCCAGTTAAACCTGTGACATTCATGCCAACGAGTATCTGAAATAATTTCTGTCCTTGGTCAAAAACTTGCATGGACGACAAATGCAAAGCACTTCCATTTGTATCACGTAATCTGGGGTCATTAGAGAAGGTAACATTTCCACCTTCCTTGAAGAAAAGGTCGAGAGCTCGAGCAAGTAGCCAAATGGTATCGTAAGCGTAGAGTGCATAAGAATTAAAACCTGAAGTTTCAACATCCTTAAAGTTTTTCCATTGTGATGCAAACATCTTTTTCTGATTAGAATCTGGGGTGTGATGGCGAAGTGCAACAACTCCCTGTATAAGGTCCATAGTTTCTGGATTAACGGAATCTGAAGAATCCAAAAAGGATGGAAGCCAATCAGTAGTGATCCAAACATAGCCACCGGTCATCATTCCCAGATTCTTTGCCTTTGAGAAAATGGATATCCCAGTATCAGGATTTACATGAACAACATATACTCGTGCCTCCATAAGGTTTACACTAACTAACAAATCATCAATCTCACTACTACTGGCTCCAGGAGAAAAGGCAGCTTTGTAAGAGACCTTGGCACGCTTCTTTGCAAGGGCATCACCCAACACAGATATCCCATTTCTaccattatcatcatcaacaaatatGGCTATAACCTCTTTCCATCCAAAATAATCAACCACATCAGCTATAGCATACATTTGGAAGTAATCGTTTGGAACAGTTCTAAGGAAATAGGAGTATTGCAGAGCGGATAGAGTAGGATCTGTTGCAAAAGACAAAAGAGGGACCTGAAGTTCATTCATAATATGGGAAATGACATGTGCTATGCCCGAGGATTGTGGACCGATTATAGCAACTACTTCTTTCTCCATCAGCTGCAAAGCTACAAGGCAGAATTGCCTGTCATATACTAAGAGGGgcaagaaaaagaaggaaatagACATTTTGACAGGAAAGCTCGCCTCAGTTATGGTTTAAAACAAGGTATTTCGTCTAAAAAAGAGCATCCTCGTACACAAGGCATCCCACGTTCACGCGGGGTTCGgagaagggccgcaccccaagggaTGTGATTAAGACAGCTTACCCTCAAGCATTAGTGGCCACTTCCACGACTCGAACCCTTAACCTATAGGTCAcatggagacaactttaccgttgctccaaggctccccttcaaacAAGGTATCTCATCTGCGAAACAATATTGGTACTGAGACATTGAACTATTCTCGAATTCAAGAACAGGTCATGAACTAAAACATGCTTCTGTAATTCCTAAAAGTAGTACAGCATCATCCATTTCCAATCTAAAGTGCACTgctttttgtgatttttctttttagacTTCCAAAACACTTCCTCAATCCTCTACCACAACCCATTAAGTTCTCAAATTAAGCTACTGAATGATAAAAATTCCCTCACTCCACATCTCCACATGAGAAATTTTACCAATATGCAAAAGGAACCAAATGACCATGTCTTAATCTAAACTTAATGAATGCatattaatcaatcaactacacctCAATCACAATTTAGTTGGGCAAGCTATAAAAATTAATGGATACTATGCTGAAGCTATAAGATATCATGTTAAGTATAAGATGCCCATATTCCTGGGAATGAAGTATGGTACTACTTAatttacaacaataacaataataaacccagtgtaatcccacaagtggtgTTTGTGGAGGTTAGTGCGTACACAGTCTTACTCCTACCTTGAGGAGGTatagaggttgtttccgatagaccctcgactcaaggaaagatgaaaagaagCAGTGGAACTACTTAATTTggtaattaaaaacaaaaaaaggatcATAGAAGAGAAAAGCTTTTACCATCAACAGTTCCAACAAATCCACTGCAATTTGTATCCTGAATAATGAGGTTCAATTTGGTTCCACTGAGAATGGTAGAATCTGAGTTAACATCATTAACTGCAGCTACAAGGGCTGGCTCTGCAGACTTTCCAATAACAGAATTAGCTGTGAATAAAGCTCCAATATTCACAAACTTTGGcctagaagaagaagatggagataAAGGAGCAGTAGCATTTCCTGTGTTATTATTCCCAGTCCCTCCAAGAACTGCCATAGGCACCCAAATCCATGTAACCAACAAAAGAAATGCTCTCTTCCTTTGTAAATTGGCCTCCATCCCCAAAATGGCCAAAAGTGGCTACTTTTGAAAATCAATTCACATCACCATTTCTTCAAGAAACAAAGATAAAATGTTAGAACTCAACATTTGAAGGTGAAAGATTCAAGATTTTCAACAAGGGGTCCTAAAGATAACAACTTTACAAGCTGAAGCCACATCACAACAAGAAAGAGGAAGCTTCATTCCAAGAAAACAACAAAAGTTCATTAAATTTGTACCCCAAAAAATGGCAACTTGCACAAGTATGATTTTGACTCCCACTTGGGAAATGCGACAAAAAATTCAGTAAACTTGTAAAAACCCAACTAATAATAGAATCTTTAATGAACTATGTATAAACTGATGCATGCTAGTCACATGTAATTAAAGAACAAAAAGGTCAATAAAATGAGAACAAGTTGGAGGAAAATATATACCCATTTTTTTTCTTGGAATTCAAATAGACAGTTTGATAAAGAAAGGTAGAGAAATGATACATGTATGGTAGAGAATCTTGGCAGTTGGATGTGGTGGGAGTTGCCACGTTGGGATTACCTAAATGGCTAAAATTCCTACATGGCTACAACCTTGAATAATTATAAGCATTAAATTAAGAACCTTAAACCAATAGGGTTGGTTAGCATACAAAGGAAACAATTTACATCATTTCCAGCTACACAATATATGACAGTACATACAATTTGAATAACAATGCTAAACATTATCAAATCTGGTGGAAAGAAAGAGATTATGATAAAGAGGTCAGGCTAAGGCTATAATAGTATAATACCTTGTTGAAATAGCAACCTTACACACTATGGTTTATTTGCACACATTTATATTAGTAGTGGATGCAAAACTAAGAATATTCAACAAGAAGATTAAGAGCTTAACA includes these proteins:
- the LOC142165442 gene encoding uncharacterized protein LOC142165442, translating into MVIRVVGTSTDTEIEDTTTDTTQFRSNSTTPMADPSRVGVIVVDQHHPLFLQPFDTPGSSLISIKLTGDENYAMWSSSMRISLLNKSKLGFVDGGYSKEKFDPSLHDLWGKCSAIVLLWIMNYVSTKLLSGVVYATSAHKDFWAEFDALMPCSGCDCEESKSYVEYFEYQRLLQFLMGLNESYAQSSNQILNMPLIPSINKAYSMIISEENRRSLANHSSNIAKNHEGTTLFTSKGHLNSSQFANKSGHTPYSSSPASYSPRPQNHNQVLFNNKRGSYPTNNFKQRKNQLYCDYCNFKGHTRKTCYKLNGYPSDFKSKKKYPSANSVAYTGEIQFFNNHVQYNQIIQMLGKGSENSGSAMTTSMSHNAILPEDRPKWIIDSGTSNNMVHKTDMLFDLKHLGQSKAAKDLFSRQVKWIFKEDCGLLPTLILKGKTPYEVLHGAPASLTHLRVFGCLRYVSEVRRTDKFSPRAVPAVFLGYYVVQKEFSLNTNSESNIIVPFQNASYSPTTELPTELPDDPLVSVEVSNSSNASDTSTPSDVELSTEASAPVSHNKVSKPSRKSLRMSKPPLWMKDYVLPTHGKSNYGKVPIGYKWVFKIKYTTSGAVERYKARLVAQGYSQQEGLEYIETFSPLAKMVTVRFVRRSVYGHSTSVFYSGKDMQGSCPQLILKTRCDLQLKFKMKDLGELKFFLSIEFARSREDIVMNRRKYALELIAELGLGGAKPASAPLEHNQKLTSADYDRSPAT